The following are encoded in a window of Staphylococcus piscifermentans genomic DNA:
- the tatC gene encoding twin-arginine translocase subunit TatC, giving the protein MLDHFGELRSRLLKAGIAFIVAVLIMYISSHWWMHPFIHEIKRGNMTLHAFSFTEMIQIYVMIIFFGALLLVSPIIFYQLWAFIAPGLHANERGFIRRYSTFCAFFFLAGIAFAYFIGFPLIIHFSLNLSGIMDIAPVIGFKEYLSELLRWLLIFGILFQLPVVLFGLARFGLIDAHQLSKSRKYVYFACFVAASIVAPPDLMLNILLTIPLILLFEVSMVIVKVTQLRHPQTFPEK; this is encoded by the coding sequence TTGCTCGACCATTTCGGAGAGTTGCGTAGTCGCTTACTTAAAGCAGGTATTGCTTTTATAGTTGCCGTTCTCATCATGTACATTTCTTCACATTGGTGGATGCATCCTTTTATTCATGAAATTAAACGTGGCAATATGACTTTGCATGCTTTTTCCTTTACGGAAATGATTCAAATCTATGTCATGATTATTTTCTTTGGTGCCTTGCTGCTGGTTTCACCGATTATTTTCTATCAGTTATGGGCCTTTATTGCGCCTGGCTTGCATGCAAATGAAAGAGGCTTTATTAGAAGGTATAGTACTTTCTGTGCTTTCTTTTTCCTAGCAGGTATCGCCTTTGCGTACTTTATCGGCTTCCCGCTGATTATCCATTTCTCGCTTAATTTATCGGGAATCATGGATATTGCGCCGGTGATCGGCTTCAAGGAGTATTTATCGGAACTCTTGCGCTGGCTGCTCATCTTTGGCATTTTGTTCCAATTGCCGGTAGTGTTGTTCGGTTTAGCGCGTTTCGGTTTAATCGATGCGCATCAGTTATCGAAATCACGTAAATATGTCTATTTCGCGTGTTTTGTCGCTGCTAGTATTGTCGCGCCGCCGGATTTAATGCTGAACATTCTATTGACTATTCCTTTAATTTTATTATTCGAAGTCAGTATGGTGATCGTGAAAGTCACACAGTTGCGCCATCCGCAGACTTTTCCTGAGAAATAA
- the tatA gene encoding twin-arginine translocase TatA/TatE family subunit, whose translation MFTNMFVLGITGPTSLVVIAIIALIIFGPTKLPQFGRAIGSTLKEFKSAAEHIDEDSHETPSKPSESQRKESTK comes from the coding sequence ATGTTTACAAATATGTTTGTCCTTGGTATCACTGGTCCTACGAGTTTAGTTGTTATTGCCATTATCGCCTTAATTATTTTCGGTCCGACGAAATTGCCTCAATTCGGCAGAGCTATCGGATCGACTTTGAAAGAATTTAAATCTGCTGCTGAGCATATAGATGAAGATTCGCACGAGACACCCAGTAAACCCTCAGAATCTCAACGTAAAGAATCAACAAAATAA
- a CDS encoding putative hydro-lyase — MTDLQNISPQALRQMIREKEVTGHTSGMAKGYIQANVVILPSKYAYDFLKFCFKNPKTCPLLDVSEVGEVNFSKYGKDADITTDVGAYRVYKNGELIDTPTDVQDLFNEDMVSFLIGCSFTFEHALLEAGIPLRHLEEGHNVPMYITNIPAEPAGRFDGNITVSMRPMTMKDAIRATEITTHFKNVHGTPIHIGNPADIGVEDLDHPDFGEPVQIKDNEVPVFWGCGVTPQSVALDAKPDLIITHAPGHMFITDIKDSELSD; from the coding sequence ATGACAGATTTACAAAATATTTCGCCGCAAGCTTTACGCCAAATGATTCGAGAAAAAGAAGTCACAGGACATACAAGCGGGATGGCAAAAGGTTACATCCAAGCCAACGTCGTCATTCTACCTTCAAAATATGCATACGATTTTTTAAAATTCTGTTTCAAAAATCCAAAAACTTGCCCATTACTCGACGTGTCAGAAGTCGGCGAAGTCAACTTTTCCAAATACGGCAAAGATGCCGATATCACCACAGATGTAGGCGCTTACCGCGTTTATAAGAACGGAGAACTGATTGACACACCGACAGACGTCCAAGACCTGTTCAACGAAGACATGGTCAGCTTCTTGATCGGCTGCAGCTTCACTTTCGAACACGCCTTGCTAGAAGCCGGAATTCCACTGCGCCATCTCGAAGAAGGCCACAACGTTCCCATGTACATCACCAATATACCTGCCGAACCAGCAGGGCGCTTTGACGGCAACATCACCGTCAGCATGCGCCCCATGACCATGAAAGACGCTATCCGTGCCACAGAAATCACCACACATTTCAAGAACGTCCATGGCACACCAATTCATATCGGCAACCCAGCAGACATCGGAGTAGAAGACCTAGACCATCCAGATTTCGGCGAGCCTGTCCAAATCAAAGACAACGAAGTCCCCGTCTTTTGGGGTTGCGGCGTGACTCCACAATCAGTCGCCCTCGATGCCAAACCAGACCTGATCATCACACACGCGCCCGGCCACATGTTCATTACTGACATCAAAGACAGCGAACTCAGTGACTAA
- a CDS encoding catalase: MTTNNGTKVSEDELTLTAGERGPSLLEDFHFREKIMHFDHERIPERVVHARGFGAHGEFELYEDLSEYTSADFLTNTDKKTPLFTRISTVQGSKGSPDTVRDVRGFATKFYTDDGIFDLVGNDIPVFFVQDAIKFPDVIHAVKPEPDTETPQGGSAHDTFWDFFAENPEASHTTMWVMSDRGIPKNIRQLEGFGVHTYRLVNAKGESFFVKFHWRPVYGLESLVWDEAQILQGKDIDFHRKDLHESIEKGDYPAWELGLQIIREDQEFDFDFDILDPTKLWPEDEIPVKVVGKMTLNRNVDNVFDEIEQIAFHPGHVVPGIDFSDDPLLQGRLFSYTDTQISRLGGPNFNQIPINRPVNKVHNNQRDAMYQMDIHTDKTSYHNNGLEGNCPFTSSKAQGGYEHYPERVEGHKVRTRSESFKDYYSQAKLYLNSLTQPEYDHTVDGFSFEIGKCKSMDVRQRAVNQLNKVDRELAERVADNVGVTVPEENEEVKSDKKDSQLTMEKYKRPLPGHSVAVLINGDIDPETLKKYAKEFASNGLNYAFIGKQQKELSDDITVNDTYETAHSTLFDSLVILSDGNGLVPDAEEFAALAYKHKKPIIFNEAAAKDLQDGKIKLDAPGVFTSDNPDTIVKAFDKVRYWDRK; the protein is encoded by the coding sequence ATGACTACCAATAATGGTACAAAAGTCAGCGAAGACGAACTCACTTTAACAGCAGGCGAACGTGGGCCAAGCCTGCTTGAAGACTTTCATTTCAGAGAAAAAATTATGCATTTCGACCATGAACGTATTCCAGAACGCGTAGTACATGCACGCGGCTTTGGTGCTCATGGCGAATTCGAATTATATGAAGATTTATCAGAATATACATCAGCTGATTTCTTAACAAATACTGATAAGAAGACACCATTATTTACGAGAATTTCTACAGTACAAGGTTCGAAAGGTTCTCCTGATACAGTCCGTGACGTACGTGGTTTCGCAACTAAATTCTACACTGACGACGGTATCTTTGACTTAGTAGGTAACGATATTCCAGTCTTCTTCGTCCAAGATGCAATCAAATTCCCGGACGTGATTCATGCAGTGAAACCTGAACCTGATACAGAAACGCCACAAGGTGGTTCGGCACATGATACATTCTGGGACTTCTTTGCTGAAAATCCAGAAGCGTCACATACCACAATGTGGGTAATGAGCGACCGCGGTATTCCGAAAAATATTCGTCAACTTGAAGGATTCGGCGTACATACGTACCGTTTAGTTAACGCAAAAGGCGAATCTTTCTTTGTTAAATTTCATTGGCGCCCAGTGTATGGATTAGAATCATTAGTATGGGATGAAGCACAAATCTTACAAGGTAAAGATATCGACTTCCATCGTAAAGACTTACATGAATCTATTGAAAAAGGGGATTATCCAGCTTGGGAATTAGGTCTGCAAATTATTCGAGAAGACCAAGAATTTGATTTCGATTTCGATATCTTAGATCCGACTAAATTATGGCCGGAAGATGAAATTCCTGTAAAAGTTGTAGGTAAAATGACATTGAACCGCAATGTAGACAATGTCTTTGATGAAATCGAACAAATTGCTTTCCATCCAGGACATGTCGTGCCAGGGATTGATTTCTCAGATGACCCACTCTTACAAGGTCGTCTTTTCTCCTACACAGATACACAAATTTCACGCCTTGGCGGACCGAACTTTAATCAAATTCCTATCAACCGCCCAGTGAATAAAGTGCACAATAACCAACGTGACGCAATGTATCAAATGGATATCCATACAGATAAAACATCTTATCACAACAATGGTTTAGAAGGTAACTGCCCATTCACTAGTTCCAAAGCACAAGGTGGTTACGAACATTATCCAGAACGCGTGGAAGGTCATAAAGTGCGTACACGCAGTGAAAGTTTCAAAGACTATTATTCACAAGCTAAATTATATCTTAACAGCTTAACACAACCTGAATATGACCATACAGTTGATGGCTTCTCATTTGAAATTGGTAAATGTAAAAGTATGGATGTGCGTCAGCGCGCAGTTAATCAATTGAATAAAGTAGACCGTGAACTTGCTGAACGTGTAGCGGATAATGTAGGTGTTACCGTTCCAGAAGAAAATGAAGAAGTAAAATCTGATAAAAAAGACAGTCAATTGACGATGGAAAAATACAAGCGTCCATTACCAGGCCACTCAGTAGCCGTATTGATTAATGGCGATATTGATCCAGAAACATTGAAAAAATATGCAAAAGAATTTGCTTCAAACGGCTTAAACTATGCCTTCATCGGTAAACAACAAAAAGAATTGTCAGATGACATCACAGTGAATGACACTTATGAAACAGCACACTCTACTTTATTCGACAGTTTAGTGATTCTATCAGATGGTAACGGTTTAGTGCCAGACGCAGAAGAATTTGCAGCATTGGCTTACAAACATAAAAAACCGATTATCTTTAATGAAGCGGCAGCTAAAGATTTACAAGATGGCAAAATCAAATTAGATGCACCAGGTGTCTTCACTTCAGATAATCCAGATACTATCGTAAAAGCATTTGATAAAGTGCGTTATTGGGATAGAAAATAA
- a CDS encoding anaerobic C4-dicarboxylate transporter family protein: protein MFLFITEIVIMVLAIIMGLRTAGALGCGIFAIVAQLIMIFIFGLPPGSAPVTAVLIILSIGIAGGTLQATGGIDYLVYLASKIIERFPKSIIFIAPMIVFLFVFGIGTANIALSLEPIIAKTATKAGIQPKRPLIASVLTANLALLCSPAASATAYIIATLAVTGVTMGKYLSIVLPTALLSMLALSIYCTFVGRKRNVQPSVFAENILSDLEEVNIKPYFPRRVKLGVAAFLIGVGCILVFGIFSDLVPTFKVDGKMIKLQTTDIVQLFMYASAAVNLVLVKLKTTDILSSHITQSAIGALFAVLGPGWLGATIFSAPQNKKIMTQKIGGIIEQVPWLVIVLVSLVTIIVISQSATASIMLPILMSIGVPPTFFLAMVQTLNVNFVIPAQPTLLFAVDLDETKQTRATSFIVPGFFAITVSVIIGFTIKALLGI, encoded by the coding sequence ATGTTCCTATTTATAACGGAAATTGTGATTATGGTACTCGCTATTATTATGGGACTGAGAACAGCGGGTGCATTAGGCTGTGGTATTTTCGCCATTGTAGCACAGTTGATTATGATATTTATATTCGGCTTGCCTCCGGGTTCCGCACCGGTGACAGCCGTACTTATTATTTTATCTATTGGTATTGCGGGAGGAACTTTGCAAGCAACAGGAGGTATAGATTATCTTGTTTACCTTGCATCAAAGATTATTGAACGCTTTCCAAAATCTATTATTTTTATAGCACCAATGATTGTCTTCTTATTTGTATTTGGCATCGGAACAGCAAATATTGCATTATCACTTGAACCCATTATTGCAAAGACTGCGACGAAAGCAGGGATTCAACCGAAACGACCGCTCATTGCCTCAGTATTAACGGCAAACTTAGCTTTGCTTTGTAGTCCGGCAGCCTCAGCAACAGCTTATATTATTGCAACGTTAGCGGTAACCGGGGTGACAATGGGTAAATATCTATCTATCGTTTTGCCGACAGCTTTACTCAGCATGTTAGCACTCAGTATTTACTGCACGTTTGTTGGACGTAAACGCAATGTCCAACCAAGCGTATTTGCTGAAAATATCTTGAGTGATTTAGAAGAAGTAAATATTAAACCGTATTTTCCACGCAGAGTTAAATTAGGCGTAGCAGCCTTTCTAATAGGGGTAGGTTGTATTTTAGTATTCGGTATATTTTCGGATCTGGTTCCTACATTTAAAGTAGACGGCAAAATGATTAAACTACAGACCACGGATATTGTACAACTCTTTATGTATGCCAGTGCAGCAGTCAATCTGGTGCTGGTTAAACTGAAGACGACCGATATTTTGTCTTCCCATATTACACAATCTGCCATTGGTGCCTTGTTTGCAGTGCTTGGGCCTGGTTGGCTAGGTGCGACCATCTTCAGTGCACCTCAGAATAAAAAGATTATGACCCAGAAAATAGGCGGTATTATTGAACAAGTGCCTTGGCTGGTCATCGTTCTAGTTTCGCTCGTTACAATCATTGTGATCTCGCAATCAGCAACGGCTTCGATTATGCTTCCAATCTTGATGAGTATCGGCGTGCCACCAACCTTTTTCTTAGCCATGGTCCAAACTTTAAATGTCAATTTCGTCATTCCCGCGCAACCCACACTGTTATTTGCAGTGGATCTTGATGAGACGAAACAAACGCGGGCAACCAGCTTTATCGTGCCTGGATTTTTTGCTATTACGGTCTCAGTCATTATAGGCTTTACTATAAAAGCATTACTTGGAATATAA
- a CDS encoding KxYKxGKxW signal peptide domain-containing protein translates to MSKKKKKLEQSMGEEKVRFKLYKAGKHWIKAGLKEIELLRIMGMPFKNKSVEKEQKIELDVDTTDDLKKDFIKKSAVVGGAFATMNLIDGHQAFAASETPVTSELSSFSETVANQNSTSLTKSSASQSNTSSNAESSASETNTESSQIESTAPSQTSTSEQSEAINSGSMSESVKDDKHVGSTSDSQTESAESSQSTQSSEASKNNKTSETSTSKSETIQNSEASSNTADTESQTHKQTSESQTHQE, encoded by the coding sequence ATGTCGAAGAAAAAGAAAAAACTCGAACAAAGTATGGGAGAAGAAAAGGTAAGGTTCAAGCTATATAAAGCTGGCAAACATTGGATTAAAGCTGGATTAAAAGAAATTGAATTATTACGAATTATGGGAATGCCTTTTAAAAATAAATCGGTTGAAAAGGAACAAAAAATTGAACTTGATGTAGATACAACCGATGATTTGAAAAAAGATTTCATTAAAAAATCCGCTGTTGTAGGCGGTGCTTTTGCCACAATGAACTTAATAGATGGACACCAAGCATTCGCAGCTTCAGAAACCCCTGTTACTTCTGAGTTATCATCTTTCAGTGAGACAGTCGCAAATCAAAATTCTACTTCTCTGACTAAATCTTCAGCAAGCCAGTCTAACACGAGTTCAAATGCAGAAAGCTCAGCAAGCGAAACAAACACTGAATCCTCTCAAATAGAAAGTACTGCACCTTCACAAACAAGCACTTCAGAACAAAGTGAAGCTATTAATTCAGGCAGTATGTCGGAGAGCGTAAAAGACGACAAACATGTTGGATCAACAAGCGATTCTCAAACAGAATCCGCTGAGTCATCGCAATCAACACAATCTAGCGAGGCGTCCAAAAATAATAAAACTTCAGAAACCAGCACATCAAAATCTGAAACTATTCAGAACTCAGAAGCATCTTCAAACACAGCTGATACTGAGAGTCAAACTCATAAGCAAACAAGTGAAAGCCAAACGCATCAAGAATAA
- a CDS encoding LPXTG cell wall anchor domain-containing protein — protein sequence MSNSSSETVSTSEVHHSQSMNSDQTSTSTAPPETQSSENATSTHDKVNKLPDTGNNENNRRGLIPAVAAMLAGLGLLKRKKKDNKENKDKE from the coding sequence ATGAGCAACTCAAGCAGTGAAACCGTCTCAACATCTGAAGTTCATCACAGTCAGTCTATGAACTCAGATCAAACTTCAACAAGCACAGCACCACCTGAAACTCAGTCTTCAGAGAACGCGACATCGACACATGACAAAGTTAATAAATTGCCGGATACGGGTAATAATGAGAATAATAGAAGAGGTCTCATTCCAGCTGTAGCCGCAATGTTAGCAGGCTTAGGATTACTAAAAAGAAAGAAAAAAGACAACAAAGAAAATAAAGATAAAGAGTAA
- the secY2 gene encoding accessory Sec system protein translocase subunit SecY2 translates to MKKYLKDYEYKILYKRIIFTCWILIIYIFGTHIPAITTESTNTSISEFYKMTAANVGGDYRALNIFSLGLGPWLTAMIFMTLIYYRDSDRMLKQTRREKSTKEKIFTLILAVIQAYFVVFTLLSHAQIELSEKWLIILVLISGAMMLVWLSDLNTRYGIAGPMPIVMISIIRSIMRQKIGFSELGPVLLISSLLVLLIILLVLIFIEITEYRLPYLDIMDISSRREHTYLAWKLNPGGSIAIMISFAAFFVLNSAINLIVQFFNSKNNEVLNFLDFSTPIGITIFLLLQLVLSYGISRLILDPKRKAKDFKKNGNFFPGVDPGKPTYQYLVHKARRISWLGAFIVTVIIGIPLYATLLIPQFSKEIYLSVQIIVLVYISLNIVETVKTYLYFDQYKSFLNRYW, encoded by the coding sequence ATGAAAAAATATCTCAAAGATTATGAATATAAAATTTTATACAAACGCATTATTTTTACATGTTGGATTCTGATTATATACATATTCGGTACACACATCCCAGCCATTACAACGGAGAGTACTAACACTTCTATCAGTGAGTTTTATAAAATGACTGCCGCGAATGTCGGCGGAGATTATCGTGCGCTCAATATATTCTCTCTCGGCTTAGGTCCATGGTTGACTGCCATGATATTTATGACCTTGATTTACTACAGAGATTCAGATCGCATGTTGAAACAAACACGTCGCGAAAAGAGTACGAAAGAAAAGATATTCACCTTGATATTAGCCGTAATTCAAGCATACTTTGTCGTCTTCACCTTACTTTCACACGCGCAAATAGAGCTGAGTGAAAAATGGTTGATTATCTTAGTGTTAATCAGCGGGGCAATGATGCTCGTGTGGTTATCCGACTTAAATACAAGATACGGTATTGCAGGACCGATGCCCATCGTCATGATAAGTATTATCCGTTCAATTATGCGACAGAAGATAGGATTCTCAGAGTTGGGACCCGTCTTACTGATTTCATCACTGCTTGTATTGTTGATTATTTTATTAGTATTAATTTTTATTGAAATTACGGAATATCGTTTACCTTATCTAGACATTATGGATATTTCCTCCCGCAGAGAACATACTTATCTCGCTTGGAAATTAAATCCAGGCGGCAGTATTGCCATTATGATTAGTTTCGCCGCTTTCTTTGTATTGAATAGTGCAATTAATCTGATTGTCCAATTTTTCAATTCGAAAAATAATGAGGTGCTTAATTTCTTAGATTTTTCTACGCCTATAGGAATTACAATCTTCTTGTTACTGCAACTCGTGCTTAGTTATGGTATTTCGCGCTTGATATTGGATCCTAAAAGAAAAGCGAAAGACTTTAAGAAGAACGGCAATTTCTTTCCTGGTGTAGATCCGGGTAAACCGACCTATCAATATTTGGTACATAAAGCCCGTCGTATTAGTTGGCTTGGCGCTTTTATTGTTACCGTTATTATTGGGATCCCGTTATATGCGACGTTACTGATTCCGCAATTTTCAAAGGAAATTTATCTATCTGTACAAATTATCGTCTTAGTTTATATCAGTTTAAATATTGTAGAAACTGTAAAAACATATCTGTATTTCGATCAATACAAAAGTTTCTTAAATCGTTATTGGTAA
- the asp1 gene encoding accessory Sec system protein Asp1: protein MKYLIPAWYHEDEWWRDKAMPFYETHFTTEFDDMISLGNMLAKHNKSFELICLNYHSELRNFLYRNGLFESSYWSVFDAIQGFEPATPQPIDYRDLHWPQGTEFIYTPYIVKAYTGAHTSSNIYMSQEGYMTWIEDYQDDQIDKRYIFDDRGFLSSVTYFNQQAQPEKIAYLNREGHIVIEEHLDTGKVVVAEAFHDQFKQAEYPSMKEVIQEYLAAYIETHQNPHNTYIAASDSRHNALLTEVINGQHLTFSLFSRRQPELSTSDLQTISTAQHWLVDSQTQAAQLKQYREDTELATDIMQHTPFPATILPNLSSQLHETEIGLMIDGLALEEVNQQLDVLIPYVQEGEDLRLVLLTRHSRSQRAEALKDRIDEVNEAFAKAQPGYMLMDETQIAELKLVRFEFIPFEADIVKLISTLRIMIDLNHEPDLFLQISSISAGIPQINCQPTEYMKDKANGLLISRNSELPQALDTFLIGLKNWNFAFAYSVQLVEAYSSEKLVQQLNRLIEGEIHGA from the coding sequence ATGAAATATTTAATTCCAGCTTGGTATCATGAAGATGAATGGTGGCGCGATAAGGCCATGCCGTTTTACGAGACACATTTCACCACAGAATTTGATGATATGATCAGTCTCGGAAATATGTTGGCGAAACATAATAAATCCTTCGAACTTATTTGTTTAAATTATCATTCCGAGTTGCGTAACTTTTTATATCGTAACGGTCTCTTTGAATCCTCCTATTGGTCAGTGTTTGATGCTATACAAGGGTTCGAACCAGCGACCCCGCAACCGATAGATTATCGCGACTTGCATTGGCCGCAAGGAACAGAATTTATTTATACACCGTATATTGTGAAGGCCTATACAGGCGCACATACTTCTTCGAATATTTATATGAGCCAAGAAGGTTATATGACTTGGATTGAAGATTATCAAGATGATCAAATTGATAAAAGATATATCTTTGACGACCGCGGTTTTCTGTCGAGTGTGACTTATTTTAATCAGCAAGCACAACCTGAAAAGATTGCGTATCTCAATCGTGAAGGTCATATAGTGATAGAGGAACACTTAGATACGGGGAAAGTAGTGGTTGCTGAAGCCTTTCACGATCAATTCAAACAAGCAGAGTATCCATCAATGAAAGAAGTCATCCAGGAATACTTAGCGGCCTATATAGAAACGCATCAGAACCCGCACAATACCTATATTGCAGCTTCTGATTCAAGACATAATGCATTGCTGACTGAAGTTATCAACGGTCAGCACCTGACGTTTTCACTTTTCAGTCGAAGACAGCCTGAACTGAGCACTTCAGATTTACAAACTATCAGTACAGCGCAACATTGGTTGGTAGATTCCCAGACCCAAGCAGCCCAACTTAAGCAATACAGAGAAGATACAGAACTTGCCACAGACATCATGCAACATACACCTTTTCCAGCGACTATCTTGCCGAATTTAAGCAGCCAATTGCACGAAACAGAAATCGGTTTGATGATTGATGGGTTAGCGCTGGAAGAAGTGAATCAACAACTCGATGTCTTAATTCCTTATGTGCAAGAAGGGGAAGACTTGCGGTTAGTATTGCTGACACGCCATTCACGTTCCCAACGCGCAGAAGCATTAAAAGACCGTATCGATGAAGTGAACGAGGCCTTTGCGAAAGCACAGCCGGGTTATATGCTGATGGATGAAACACAAATTGCCGAATTAAAACTGGTGCGTTTCGAATTTATTCCTTTTGAAGCAGATATTGTGAAACTCATTTCAACATTGCGAATCATGATTGATTTGAATCACGAACCCGATTTATTTTTACAAATCAGCAGTATCAGTGCGGGCATTCCGCAAATTAATTGCCAACCCACAGAATATATGAAAGATAAGGCAAACGGATTGTTGATTAGCCGCAATAGCGAACTCCCGCAAGCACTCGATACGTTTTTAATCGGCTTGAAGAATTGGAACTTTGCATTTGCCTATTCAGTGCAACTAGTAGAAGCCTATTCTTCAGAAAAACTAGTACAGCAACTCAATCGATTGATAGAAGGTGAAATACATGGTGCGTAA
- the asp2 gene encoding accessory Sec system protein Asp2, producing MVRKFRALQIGPDNYKEAFETQSEIDWHYVNDDNIEQDFETICSEMQAEKAFEFILIQTPYTENLAALLDIISEPFNTYVESPFWEERFGQFSAARKYFFREVMGENTADLIDKIKTIGFSGQYGDKVSTIDALVNPAFTGTMQYNGNVNVELEGDYGTDFNPLIHWKTILTANKNKANDIWPEFEIEGDVQLQYTFRVGDNSAVDRILETYTFTQDELSEPITIHKQPINCYIAVSIKAKGSGKVKIGPVHKRWSRLDFGDFILGGHRYTDTDRDEFIYYFNPGDLKPPLNVYFSGYRPAEGFEAFFMMKKMGAPFLLFGDPRLEGGAFYAGSEEYEKAITQTIKDTLAELNFSDSDLIMSGLSMGSFGALYYSGKLRPKAIIVGKPLVNMGTIAANMRLVRPNDFGTMLDILLKNEHSNEDIAIQHLNDKFWKYMKYNDLSDTTFAIAFMEQDDYDSQAHNDLVNYFGKQKVKIISRGIPGRHNDDTPTIANWFTNFYNIMLRNEFGR from the coding sequence ATGGTGCGTAAATTCAGAGCACTTCAAATCGGTCCCGACAATTACAAGGAGGCATTTGAGACACAAAGCGAGATAGATTGGCACTATGTCAACGACGATAATATAGAACAAGATTTCGAAACCATCTGCAGCGAGATGCAAGCAGAGAAAGCCTTTGAGTTTATTCTCATTCAAACACCCTACACCGAGAATTTGGCCGCGTTGCTAGACATCATCAGCGAACCGTTCAATACGTACGTTGAAAGTCCTTTTTGGGAAGAAAGATTTGGACAGTTCAGTGCTGCAAGAAAGTACTTCTTCAGGGAAGTGATGGGAGAAAACACAGCGGATTTAATCGATAAAATTAAAACAATCGGTTTCTCCGGTCAATACGGAGATAAAGTCAGTACGATAGATGCTTTAGTCAATCCGGCGTTTACAGGCACAATGCAATATAACGGCAATGTGAATGTTGAGTTAGAAGGAGATTACGGAACTGACTTCAACCCGCTCATCCATTGGAAAACCATTTTGACCGCGAATAAGAATAAAGCTAACGATATTTGGCCTGAATTTGAAATCGAAGGGGATGTACAGCTTCAATATACTTTCAGAGTCGGTGACAACAGTGCGGTCGACCGTATTTTAGAGACGTATACATTCACTCAAGATGAATTAAGCGAACCCATTACCATCCACAAACAGCCCATCAACTGTTACATTGCAGTATCAATTAAGGCGAAAGGGTCAGGCAAAGTTAAAATCGGTCCGGTACATAAACGTTGGTCCCGTTTAGATTTCGGCGACTTTATATTAGGCGGTCATCGTTATACAGATACCGATCGCGATGAATTTATTTATTATTTCAATCCTGGAGATTTAAAGCCGCCGCTGAACGTCTATTTCAGTGGTTATCGTCCTGCAGAAGGATTTGAAGCCTTCTTTATGATGAAAAAAATGGGCGCGCCGTTCTTATTATTCGGTGATCCGCGACTTGAAGGCGGCGCTTTCTATGCAGGTTCTGAAGAATATGAAAAGGCCATTACACAAACGATTAAAGATACATTAGCTGAACTTAATTTTTCAGACAGTGATTTAATCATGTCAGGATTATCCATGGGGTCTTTCGGGGCATTGTATTATAGCGGGAAATTAAGACCTAAGGCGATTATTGTCGGCAAACCACTCGTTAACATGGGAACGATTGCTGCCAATATGCGTTTAGTCCGCCCGAATGATTTCGGTACGATGCTCGATATTTTACTCAAGAATGAGCATTCGAATGAGGACATCGCAATTCAACATCTTAATGATAAGTTCTGGAAATACATGAAGTATAACGATTTATCCGATACGACCTTTGCGATTGCGTTTATGGAACAAGATGATTATGATTCGCAAGCGCATAATGACTTAGTAAATTATTTTGGTAAACAAAAGGTGAAAATTATCAGTCGCGGTATTCCAGGTCGACATAATGACGACACGCCGACCATCGCCAATTGGTTTACCAACTTCTACAATATTATGCTCAGAAATGAGTTTGGGAGATAG